Proteins from a single region of Gemmatimonadaceae bacterium:
- a CDS encoding heme lyase CcmF/NrfE family subunit, with the protein MTRVLGASALLVALGASVAALVLTILGARRERPTWLAAGYTATFIQFGMVTAATFAMIYALAAHDFSVSYVAQVGSRATPLFYTVISLWGALEGSILFWAWVLSLLTALVVFWNRERPGALIPYTSATMLGTGIFFQFLLVGPANPFGLVSPVPTDGPGPNPLLQNHILMGVHPPLLYLGYVGMTVPFAFAIGAMASGEVNGDAWIRLSRRWTMGAWAFLTAAIIAGMWWSYEVLGWGGYWAWDPVENASFMPWLTATAFLHSVMVQERRGLLRLWNLNLIVATFALTILGTFLTRSGVLSSVHAFGEGPIGFYFLAAIAIVLLLSFVLVAGNSERLSGDGRLEGVASRGTVFLMQNLLFTAFCFTVLVGTLFPIVAEAARGVKVSVGEPFYNRMTLPICMALLFLMGVGPALPWKAADRETLRAKMLPPVGGALVAAVLGLLAGARNPYAVLAFAFSGFAAVANVGEFVAGARARMRQRGEAATTALSRLVNTNRRRYGGYVAHLGVVAVAVAITASATFKSEHEATLAKGQSMRVQGLDIRLEEVWGRQEPQRAVIGATVAVLKAGREVGRMDPRMNFYPTSQQPIPTPAVRSRAWGDVYVNLMSFKQDGSNATLRVIVEPLVPWIWAGGMIICLGALIAMVPAPRRAPVESTATERAEREASGTPSAPVAAT; encoded by the coding sequence GTGACGCGCGTCCTCGGGGCCAGCGCGCTGCTGGTGGCGTTAGGCGCGTCCGTGGCCGCGCTGGTGCTCACCATCCTCGGGGCCCGGCGCGAACGGCCCACGTGGCTCGCGGCCGGTTACACCGCGACGTTCATCCAGTTCGGCATGGTCACGGCGGCGACGTTCGCCATGATCTATGCGCTCGCGGCGCACGACTTCAGCGTCAGCTACGTCGCGCAGGTGGGGAGCCGGGCCACGCCGCTGTTCTATACGGTGATTTCACTCTGGGGAGCGCTCGAGGGCTCGATCCTGTTCTGGGCGTGGGTGCTCTCATTGCTCACGGCGCTCGTGGTGTTCTGGAACCGCGAGCGGCCCGGTGCCCTGATTCCGTACACCAGCGCGACGATGCTGGGCACCGGCATCTTCTTCCAGTTCCTCCTCGTTGGTCCGGCCAATCCCTTTGGGCTCGTCTCTCCGGTCCCGACCGACGGCCCTGGACCAAATCCCCTGCTGCAGAACCACATCCTGATGGGTGTGCACCCGCCGCTGCTCTACCTGGGCTACGTCGGGATGACCGTTCCGTTTGCGTTCGCCATCGGGGCGATGGCCTCGGGCGAGGTGAACGGGGACGCGTGGATCCGTCTTTCGCGCCGCTGGACGATGGGTGCGTGGGCGTTCCTCACCGCCGCGATCATCGCCGGCATGTGGTGGTCGTATGAGGTCCTGGGCTGGGGCGGGTACTGGGCGTGGGATCCGGTGGAGAATGCGTCGTTCATGCCGTGGCTCACGGCCACGGCCTTCCTGCATTCGGTGATGGTCCAGGAGCGGCGCGGGCTGCTGCGCTTGTGGAACCTCAACCTGATCGTCGCCACGTTTGCGCTCACGATCCTTGGTACGTTCCTCACGCGATCGGGGGTGCTGTCGTCGGTGCACGCCTTTGGCGAAGGACCGATCGGCTTCTACTTCCTCGCGGCGATCGCGATCGTGCTCCTGCTCAGCTTCGTCCTCGTGGCCGGAAATTCCGAGCGCCTCTCCGGCGACGGGCGATTGGAGGGGGTCGCCTCTCGCGGGACCGTGTTTCTGATGCAGAACCTGCTGTTCACGGCGTTTTGCTTCACGGTGCTCGTCGGCACGCTCTTCCCGATCGTGGCCGAGGCCGCGCGCGGAGTGAAGGTGAGCGTGGGCGAACCGTTCTACAATCGCATGACGCTCCCGATCTGCATGGCGCTCCTGTTCCTCATGGGAGTCGGTCCTGCGCTTCCGTGGAAAGCGGCGGACCGGGAGACACTGCGCGCAAAGATGTTGCCGCCGGTTGGGGGTGCGCTGGTCGCGGCCGTGCTCGGGCTCCTGGCCGGGGCCCGCAATCCGTACGCGGTGCTCGCGTTCGCCTTTTCGGGCTTCGCGGCGGTGGCGAACGTTGGCGAGTTCGTGGCGGGCGCCCGCGCGCGCATGCGTCAGCGTGGCGAGGCCGCGACCACGGCGCTTTCTCGCCTCGTCAACACCAATCGTCGACGCTACGGGGGCTATGTGGCGCACCTCGGCGTCGTGGCGGTCGCGGTCGCCATCACCGCGTCGGCAACCTTCAAGAGCGAACACGAGGCGACGCTCGCCAAGGGGCAGTCGATGCGCGTGCAGGGTCTCGACATCCGCCTCGAAGAAGTGTGGGGCCGCCAGGAGCCACAGCGCGCGGTGATCGGCGCGACGGTCGCCGTGCTCAAGGCGGGCCGCGAGGTCGGGCGGATGGATCCGCGGATGAACTTCTATCCCACCTCGCAGCAGCCGATTCCCACGCCGGCGGTGCGCAGCCGCGCCTGGGGAGACGTGTACGTGAACCTCATGTCGTTCAAGCAGGACGGCAGCAACGCCACGCTGCGCGTCATCGTGGAGCCGCTGGTCCCGTGGATCTGGGCGGGCGGGATGATCATCTGTCTCGGTGCGCTGATTGCCATGGTGCCCGCGCCGCGTCGGGCGCCCGTTGAGTCGACGGCGACGGAGCGAGCGGAGCGCGAGGCGAGCGGCACGCCGTCGGCCCCCGTGGCCGCCACCTGA
- a CDS encoding cytochrome c maturation protein CcmE, which translates to MSNATGRRTATLVIATVIVVGAFGWLMLGNIEGDVVYFYTPQELLAKGDAAYDRAVRLGGQVAPGSVKWDADALDLRFRVREGTSEVLVHSKGAPPQMFRDGMGVVVEGRFRRDGVFESKNLMIKHSEEYRAPKPGEKPQEMYRSLIKGGSTS; encoded by the coding sequence TCGCGACCGTCATCGTGGTCGGAGCCTTTGGCTGGCTGATGCTCGGCAACATCGAGGGCGACGTCGTCTACTTCTACACGCCGCAGGAACTGCTGGCCAAGGGCGACGCGGCGTATGATCGCGCGGTGCGGCTGGGCGGCCAGGTTGCGCCGGGGTCGGTCAAGTGGGATGCCGACGCGCTCGATCTCCGGTTTCGCGTGCGTGAGGGGACGAGCGAAGTGCTGGTCCATTCCAAGGGTGCTCCGCCGCAGATGTTCCGCGACGGCATGGGCGTCGTCGTCGAGGGGCGCTTTCGCCGGGACGGCGTCTTCGAGTCGAAGAACCTGATGATCAAGCACTCGGAGGAGTACCGGGCGCCCAAACCGGGTGAGAAGCCGCAGGAGATGTACCGGTCGCTGATCAAGGGCGGGTCGACCTCGTGA